In Spirobacillus cienkowskii, a genomic segment contains:
- a CDS encoding outer membrane lipoprotein carrier protein LolA — MQIFLLTFLCVLSSFAVSAKELNFKNISTSKNNLFEKKYQEVIKAAAQYEFFSVQFKQELYSSLRDKVLKSEGVLVVKKPNSFRYEVISPRKELYVSNGHDFWKFVPELKHAQQFQMNSQNLGFINILSNISRLSNFYEVSEWVGAQAQKTDNDANDLAVKSDLPPKQNDDLLYLKLLPKGDKQQKVLYAVIQVKTGFIQELRIVQLNGNRSRLVFANYSLKSILKEVFQFTPPKGIVVDKM; from the coding sequence ATGCAAATTTTTTTGCTTACTTTTTTGTGTGTGCTGAGTTCTTTTGCAGTTAGTGCAAAAGAATTAAATTTTAAAAATATTTCTACTAGTAAAAATAATTTATTTGAAAAAAAATATCAAGAAGTTATTAAGGCTGCAGCGCAATATGAGTTTTTTTCCGTGCAATTTAAACAAGAGCTTTATTCCTCGTTACGAGATAAAGTTTTAAAATCAGAGGGTGTTTTGGTAGTTAAAAAACCAAACTCGTTTCGCTATGAGGTTATTTCTCCAAGAAAAGAATTGTATGTGTCGAATGGTCACGATTTTTGGAAATTTGTGCCCGAACTCAAACATGCACAGCAATTTCAAATGAACTCACAAAATCTAGGTTTCATTAATATTTTATCAAATATCAGTAGGTTGAGTAATTTTTACGAAGTTTCAGAGTGGGTTGGAGCTCAAGCTCAAAAAACAGATAATGACGCAAACGACTTAGCAGTAAAATCTGACCTACCTCCTAAGCAAAATGACGATCTCCTTTATCTCAAACTCTTACCCAAAGGAGACAAACAACAAAAAGTTTTATACGCTGTTATTCAGGTGAAGACTGGTTTCATTCAAGAGCTTCGTATTGTGCAATTAAACGGCAACCGATCGCGGCTTGTTTTTGCAAATTATTCTCTTAAATCTATTTTAAAAGAGGTATTTCAATTTACGCCTCCGAAAGGTATTGTTGTTGACAAAATGTAA